In Acidimicrobiia bacterium, one genomic interval encodes:
- a CDS encoding aminotransferase class I/II-fold pyridoxal phosphate-dependent enzyme has product MNDSSPHWHPDTKLIRSGRGDNDTALAPVLWNTTTFVSPSVEEGRRLATTPGQTRFYSRYGNPTVQAFEQAIADLEGAEQARAFASGMGAINAVILGLCSTGDHIVTQQQLYAGTQMLFQAVCPRFGIDVTFVDATKPGAFAEAIRPGKTMMVFAETPANPRLDLVNLAELGEIAGPLTVVDSTFATPLGQRPLEYGVDLVLHSATKAIGGHNDATLGVVAGSAELIAWLWGYAVLQGANASPTEAMNGLRGLRTLGVRLERQSATALALATALEGHPGVTDVRYPGLPSHPQHKLACEQLDYFGGLVAFELAGGYDAGVRLVEATNIAQLATSLGGPETLITHPASTSHVSLSPKELELAGITPGTIRVSVGLEHADDVVADLVGALDSDASSSAVSEA; this is encoded by the coding sequence ATGAATGATTCGTCGCCGCATTGGCACCCCGACACGAAATTGATCCGCAGCGGACGTGGCGACAACGACACCGCATTAGCCCCGGTGCTATGGAACACCACCACTTTCGTTTCCCCGTCGGTGGAGGAAGGTCGGCGCTTGGCGACCACTCCCGGTCAAACCAGGTTTTATAGCCGCTACGGCAACCCCACCGTGCAGGCTTTTGAGCAGGCCATTGCCGATCTTGAAGGAGCCGAGCAGGCCCGTGCTTTTGCTTCAGGGATGGGTGCGATAAACGCTGTGATTTTGGGTTTGTGCTCCACTGGAGATCACATTGTGACCCAGCAACAGCTTTACGCTGGTACGCAGATGCTTTTTCAGGCGGTTTGCCCCCGTTTTGGGATTGACGTGACCTTTGTCGATGCCACCAAACCGGGCGCTTTCGCTGAGGCTATTCGCCCCGGTAAAACCATGATGGTGTTTGCTGAAACCCCTGCTAACCCGAGGCTCGATCTGGTCAATTTGGCCGAGCTTGGCGAAATTGCTGGGCCGCTGACGGTGGTTGATTCCACCTTCGCCACACCCCTTGGTCAGCGACCTTTAGAATATGGGGTTGATTTGGTGCTGCATTCGGCCACCAAAGCTATTGGTGGGCACAACGATGCCACCCTAGGTGTGGTGGCCGGTTCCGCTGAGCTGATTGCTTGGCTATGGGGTTACGCGGTCCTTCAGGGCGCTAATGCTTCTCCGACCGAAGCCATGAATGGGCTGCGAGGTTTGCGGACGTTGGGGGTGCGCCTAGAACGACAATCGGCCACGGCGCTGGCCTTAGCAACAGCCTTGGAAGGCCACCCTGGCGTGACCGATGTGCGCTATCCGGGTCTCCCATCGCATCCACAGCACAAACTGGCTTGTGAGCAGCTTGACTATTTCGGTGGACTGGTGGCTTTCGAACTGGCCGGTGGTTACGACGCTGGTGTGAGGTTGGTAGAGGCCACCAATATTGCCCAACTGGCAACGTCGCTCGGTGGACCCGAGACTCTGATTACTCATCCGGCATCAACAAGCCACGTAAGTCTGTCACCTAAAGAGCTAGAACTGGCTGGCATTACTCCGGGCACCATTCGAGTATCGGTAGGCCTTGAGCATGCCGATGACGTAGTGGCCGATTTAGTCGGCGCTTTAGATTCTGATGCTTCCTCAAGTGCTGTTTCGGAAGCATAA
- a CDS encoding N-6 DNA methylase, producing the protein MKDRRSRGAVFTPPAIGRKLAEVALAGRVTPNSVCDPAAGDGRLLGQIAALTGNKTNLFAADIFHPSWLDGSDEDGEIIADCDFYHGNALLAGLDAWQDAPEAGFDLVIGNPPFRNQLERRTWLETSERAALKERFGAVASLYADTASMFLVHATQIAAPGGRVAMIMPLSFLTVRDAQPARQRVLELADLVGLWVANAQVFPTATVQVCAIILDRKPLTCPSVVSNGAAGLHTVFPRHDTTAVVNEVDTAVDDKPSDPVERSTWVRRWSGEAWSKADAIEVDQASLREAATWGHLVSDLVHNTPRSTLKTAGLLGHLASATAGFRRQFYGLAPHVFEAPSELIHENSYGGSVKPCHPLATTGLREVPLPVITSGLIEPGRVLWGERSTRIAGHTWQAPALLAGSVADDSSLLRWLEARLVAKIVLATQTPVLEAAPDLSGHWVPSTPVIAVHVVPERLWHVLAVLLSPPASWWAASTYAGAALSVNAIKVSASQVEQIPLPGDSEQWDSAALMLADAYEGSLAGCNMAAIVDAAKIMTEAYAASPKVFDWWYDRIAPKLDG; encoded by the coding sequence ATGAAAGATAGGCGCTCTCGAGGTGCTGTTTTCACTCCGCCAGCCATTGGCCGCAAGCTTGCCGAAGTGGCCCTGGCTGGTCGGGTCACCCCGAATAGTGTTTGCGATCCGGCCGCCGGTGATGGCCGCCTACTTGGGCAAATTGCAGCATTAACCGGCAATAAGACCAACCTCTTTGCGGCCGACATTTTCCACCCGAGCTGGCTAGATGGCAGTGACGAGGATGGAGAGATTATTGCCGACTGCGATTTTTATCATGGGAACGCGTTATTAGCCGGTCTTGACGCCTGGCAGGACGCACCTGAAGCAGGCTTCGATTTGGTAATTGGGAATCCTCCCTTTAGGAATCAGCTTGAACGCCGAACCTGGTTGGAGACCAGCGAACGAGCCGCCTTGAAAGAGCGGTTTGGGGCAGTGGCTTCGCTTTACGCCGATACTGCATCGATGTTCTTGGTCCACGCGACCCAAATTGCAGCGCCTGGTGGGCGAGTAGCGATGATTATGCCGCTTTCGTTTCTTACGGTTCGCGACGCTCAACCGGCCCGCCAGCGAGTGCTAGAGCTGGCCGACTTGGTGGGATTGTGGGTGGCCAATGCTCAAGTTTTCCCAACAGCGACGGTGCAGGTTTGCGCAATCATTTTGGACCGAAAACCCCTAACTTGCCCATCCGTTGTTTCGAATGGCGCAGCTGGCCTGCACACGGTCTTCCCTCGGCATGACACGACGGCGGTAGTCAACGAGGTAGACACGGCGGTTGATGACAAACCAAGTGACCCAGTTGAGCGCAGCACTTGGGTGCGCCGGTGGAGTGGGGAAGCGTGGTCGAAAGCTGATGCCATCGAGGTTGACCAGGCTTCGTTACGCGAGGCTGCCACGTGGGGCCATTTGGTCTCGGATCTGGTGCACAATACGCCACGGAGCACGCTCAAAACAGCAGGTTTGTTGGGCCATCTAGCTAGCGCTACGGCTGGCTTTCGACGGCAGTTCTACGGACTTGCTCCCCATGTTTTCGAGGCACCTTCCGAACTGATTCACGAGAACAGCTATGGTGGCAGCGTCAAACCGTGCCACCCATTAGCGACCACCGGCTTGCGAGAGGTGCCCTTGCCGGTAATTACCTCAGGTTTGATTGAACCAGGCAGGGTACTTTGGGGTGAACGCTCAACGCGCATCGCGGGCCACACCTGGCAAGCGCCAGCATTACTTGCTGGTTCAGTGGCCGATGACAGCTCATTGCTGCGGTGGCTTGAGGCACGGTTAGTCGCGAAAATCGTGTTAGCTACTCAAACACCAGTGCTCGAAGCAGCGCCCGATCTAAGTGGACATTGGGTGCCCTCGACGCCAGTTATTGCAGTGCATGTGGTACCCGAGCGTCTCTGGCATGTGCTGGCAGTCTTGTTGTCTCCGCCAGCTTCTTGGTGGGCGGCCAGCACGTATGCCGGTGCAGCCTTGTCGGTCAACGCCATCAAAGTTTCCGCCAGCCAGGTTGAACAGATTCCACTACCTGGCGATTCAGAGCAATGGGACTCTGCCGCGCTGATGCTGGCCGACGCTTACGAAGGGTCTTTGGCGGGCTGTAACATGGCCGCAATAGTTGACGCGGCTAAGATCATGACTGAGGCATATGCGGCTTCACCAAAAGTTTTTGACTGGTGGTACGACCGCATTGCTCCAAAGCTTGATGGGTAG
- a CDS encoding homoserine O-acetyltransferase, giving the protein MSLDARGTDNKNGAPSGLSRANRPESHPSRLPVSGAWRLGDPPGNRKFHHQNAARPFVTESGGVFHGVDLAYETWGTLNGDSSNAVLICHALTGDSHVAGPSGRGHAVAGWWDDLVGPDKSIDTNEWFVVCVNVLGGCQGSTGPSSLNPATNTPYGSEFPVVTIRDMVRSQALVADALGIEVWAAVVGGSMGGMQALEWAIMFPDRLRAMATLASTAHASAQQIAWSHVGRLAIGNDPKWRNGDYYEAAEGDGPHKGLALARAIAQIHYRTEVVYAQRFGRRSIESLDNFGLWNRFEVEGYLDYHGEKLVRRFDANSYLVLNKAMDLHDVGRGRINSDRALERIRVPVLTMSIDSDGLYPPYQQEHLAEVLNRHGHLFEHVNIRSDHGHDGFLVEPAQVGPPLTRLLNKVCGNE; this is encoded by the coding sequence GTGTCGCTAGACGCTCGTGGAACTGACAACAAAAATGGTGCTCCCTCGGGCCTGTCGCGAGCTAACCGACCAGAGTCGCATCCCAGTCGATTGCCCGTAAGTGGGGCATGGCGGCTTGGCGATCCGCCTGGTAATCGTAAGTTCCATCATCAAAACGCGGCGCGCCCGTTCGTCACAGAAAGCGGCGGCGTGTTCCACGGGGTCGATTTGGCTTATGAAACCTGGGGAACTTTAAACGGTGACTCATCGAACGCAGTACTAATCTGTCATGCCTTAACCGGAGATTCACACGTGGCCGGGCCTAGTGGACGTGGTCATGCCGTCGCAGGATGGTGGGACGACTTAGTTGGCCCGGACAAGTCCATAGACACTAACGAGTGGTTTGTCGTTTGTGTGAATGTGCTGGGTGGCTGCCAGGGCTCGACCGGCCCGTCTTCGCTAAACCCGGCGACTAATACGCCCTATGGTTCAGAATTTCCGGTGGTCACTATACGAGACATGGTTCGCAGCCAGGCGCTAGTGGCCGATGCACTTGGAATTGAAGTTTGGGCAGCGGTTGTTGGTGGGTCGATGGGAGGAATGCAGGCGCTCGAATGGGCCATTATGTTCCCCGACCGTTTGCGTGCCATGGCCACTCTGGCGAGCACCGCGCATGCCAGTGCCCAGCAGATAGCGTGGAGCCACGTGGGGCGTCTGGCCATTGGGAACGATCCTAAGTGGCGCAACGGCGATTACTATGAAGCGGCCGAAGGTGACGGTCCACATAAGGGTCTGGCGCTGGCGCGAGCCATTGCTCAGATCCATTATCGAACAGAAGTGGTTTATGCGCAGCGCTTTGGTCGTCGCAGTATTGAATCGCTTGACAATTTTGGGCTTTGGAACCGTTTCGAGGTGGAGGGCTACCTCGACTATCACGGTGAAAAACTGGTGCGCCGATTCGACGCCAACAGCTATCTGGTGCTGAACAAAGCTATGGACCTGCACGATGTCGGGCGGGGTCGAATAAACAGTGACCGAGCCTTAGAGCGAATTAGGGTGCCAGTTCTGACCATGAGCATCGATTCTGATGGCTTATACCCGCCCTACCAGCAAGAACACCTTGCGGAAGTGCTGAATCGCCACGGTCACCTGTTTGAACACGTCAACATTCGAAGCGATCACGGACATGACGGTTTTTTGGTGGAACCAGCGCAAGTTGGGCCGCCTCTGACACGATTGTTAAATAAGGTTTGTGGAAATGAATGA